TTCGTGATGGAACGGGGGGTGCCGCATATCGAAATGGCAGGTATCCATTATCGGGATCGTTTGCTGCGGCTGGAAAAATTGGTGTGGAGGCATGAGTTTGGACATTACATAGATTATTGGCTTGATGGCTTCACGGAGGGTCCGATCAGCTTTCGGGATGGGGGTATGCGTCGTGCGGTGGTCATGGAGGGGCGGGCCATCGGGATGCGGGCTGGTCTGTTGGGATCCGGGGAGGGGCGCAGGCGCACGGTATTGGCCACCAACCGGGTTTTGTACGGGTTGCGTGAGGTTTGGCGGGGGTTGGCGCCTCAGGCCCGTTCGGGTTGGATGGATGGGGAGTTGCGGGGGTTCGGGTTGACGTTGAATCAGGTGGAGGGGGCTTTGGAGGTGGATTTGGGGTATCGGGGATTTGAGGAGGATCCGGAGCGTTTGTTGATGTTGTTGGTCGCGTTGCGGCGCCGGGATGCTTTTTTATTCGGGGAGCAGGTTTTGGAGTGGGGGCGGCGGCGTCATCAGGAGATGGGAATGGCGTTGATTGTGGCGGATTTGTTTGGGGCGTTGACGGGCAACGTGGTGGGGCGTGGTCATTCGGAGGGCTATTATCGGGACTCTCCGGCGCGGCGCGGGGGGGAGGCTTTTGCCAATGGTTTGGTTTTGTTGGGGGATGGCAATTTGTTTTGGAGTCGGGTGTTGATGGTTTTGGCTCCCCGTTTTGCCGGACGGTTGATGGCGGTGTTGCGTGGGGCGGGTCAGGCTCCCCCGGAGCAGGCGGAGAGGTGTTCCCAGGCGTTCAGGTAATCCAGCAGGTGGGGTTTGACGACCGCTTCGCGGGTGATCATGTCCCGGGCGCGTTGTTGTTCGGTTTGGTAGTCGTCCGGGGAGATGAGGCCGGCGAAGTGGGCCATGCGCAGCCAGACCAGATAGGTTGTTATCGCATCTCTTTCATTGTAGGCGATGATTTTATCCAATTGGCCATCGAGCCACATTTGGGGCACGTCGTCACCGGAGGCATCCATTTTTCCCGGGATGCCGGAGAGGACTGCCAGTTCGTGGAGGGACGGGGAGCCTTGGCCCCAGCCGGGGGCGGCGAAATCTTTCAAGTCGATGTGCCAGTCGCCGCCTTTGGCGAAGTAGTCCACGCCTTCCCAGGGTTTGGCGGGGCGGCGGGCGAAGCCGGGGGCTTGGATGCCCAGGCAGATGCCCCGTTGGGTGAGGATGCGCAGGTCTGCCGCCATGGAGTTGTAGCCCACCAATTGGGGGTGGCGTTCGCCGATGGCGGAGAGGAATTTCTGGATGATCTCTTTTTCGCTGGTTGGGGTTTGGGGATCTCGGGGCAGGGAGAGCAGCGACAGGGTGACCCGGCCATCCGAGTGGAGGTGGCGTTGGACGGCGGCGATGGAGACCATGCGGCACAGGATGGTTTTGAGGTACGGTTGGGGGTTTTCTTCCGTGGCGCCTCCGTTTTTCCACATGGTTTGCATGACTTCGTGGTCCGGGGTTTCTTCCGGCAGGTTATGCAGCAGGCGTCCGGCTTTGGGATCCGGGATCCATTCCGCGTCGAAGGCCCAGACCAATTTATGGATATTTTTGAACATGGGATGGGTGGGTCCGGAGGCGGGAGGGATGGGGTTATGGGGGTGGGAGTGATCATAGCGGAACCCGTTCGGGGTTGTCATGTGCTTTTTTGACTATTGAAAAAAAAGAGAGGGTCTGGGAGATGAATCTCCCAGACCCTCTCTTTTTTTTCAATGGTTGGAACAGAAATTGGAGCGGATTGGAAGCCTTACCTTACCGATTGTCTGGGTCGCTGACCATCTTGATCGGAATGACCTTCGGGCTGGATTCCTGACAGGAACCCTTCCGCTGATCCCCGGATGAAGAACAACCTTCCCCTCCCCCACATCCGCCACAACCGGAATCCGCCCCCGCCGACCGGGAAAACATCCGCTTTAGCCGCCTCAACATGTAAACCACACACCCCATCCCGATCAAAGTCAAAAGAACCGCATCCCAGGTGGCGTTCATGACAACCATCGACCCACAGTCACAATCCCAAACGCCAAACTCCAGGCAATCCCCAACGAAAACACCACCGAGAATCCAGCCCAATGCCATCCCCCCGCCTCACGCCGAATGGCGGCAACCGTGGCCAGACAAGGAGAATACAACAACGTGAACACCATGAACGCAAACGCAACCCGAGGCGGCATCGAACTGGAAAGCATCTTCTTGAGAGAGGCCGATTCCTCGGCTTTTTCCCGCTCCTCCGAATACAAAACCGCATAACTGGCCACCACCACCTCCTTGGCCATCAAACCGGTCAGAATCGCCACCGTATCCCGCCAGGTCAACTCCAACGGCGCAAACATCGGAGCCGCCGCCCGGGCGATCCGCCCCAGATGACTGTTGGACAATGCCTCCTGATCCCGCTGACGGGTCAACTGGGTGATGGCCTCCTGACGGGCCGGAGTCTCCGGAGTGGCCTGCAACCGCTCGATCTGACCCGCATAGTCCTGACTCCAGACGATCTCCTTGGGAAATTCTTTCAGAAACCATAACACTATGGAACCAATCAAGATTACACCAGCGATCTTGTTGAGGAAGTTCAAAGCGTTGTCCCACATGTGCCAAGTCAACGCCTTCAGGGTGGGCATGCGGTAAGGTGGCAACTCCATGATGAAACTCTCCGGCGCCCCCCGTGGCAACAGACGGTTGAGCAGCAAAGATCCTATCAACGCCATGGCCATGCTGATCAAATACATCAAAAAAACCATGCTGGCCGCATGCTCGCTGAAAAAAGCCCCGGCAAACAGGATGAATACCGGCAACCGGGCCGCGCACAACATGAAGGGATTGACCAAAATGGCGATCAATCGGGCA
Above is a window of Magnetococcales bacterium DNA encoding:
- a CDS encoding 3'-5' exonuclease; its protein translation is MFKNIHKLVWAFDAEWIPDPKAGRLLHNLPEETPDHEVMQTMWKNGGATEENPQPYLKTILCRMVSIAAVQRHLHSDGRVTLSLLSLPRDPQTPTSEKEIIQKFLSAIGERHPQLVGYNSMAADLRILTQRGICLGIQAPGFARRPAKPWEGVDYFAKGGDWHIDLKDFAAPGWGQGSPSLHELAVLSGIPGKMDASGDDVPQMWLDGQLDKIIAYNERDAITTYLVWLRMAHFAGLISPDDYQTEQQRARDMITREAVVKPHLLDYLNAWEHLSACSGGA